attaaacacttTCCTTCCATCCTTCCTGTCCATTCCCTTAAATGATGTTATCATTTTCTGTCAGAGTTATCACTGTCAGTCAGCAAGAAAAGGAACTACTGATATCTCCAAGAGTCCCTTGCATGCTTTCTAAATTTTTCATAATAGAAGTCATCAGTTGCCTTTTCAACTTTGTCACCAGTTCTCTTCCTGTTTGGAACAGGCTTAATATGTGATTCACTTGGCACTGTAGCAAAGTCATTTCCTTTCACTGTTGGTTTCTTGATTACTTTCTCTTCTGCTTTGGCCTTGTCTTTTGCTGCTGCAACTCTCTTGCTTTCTGCAtcaatattcttttgttcatcaAAAACTGAAATGCAAATAGTTGATAATGTTTATGTCCAACAGCCTTACAAAATTAATGCGCTCTCATCATGTGTTTCAATGAGTCATTCCAGAGTGGTTGGCTACAACCTTTAATAGGTAGTTGTGAAGTAATGACAAGATTCGGGCAAAGATGCCCCCTGTTTGATTGTTGTTTGAGTGAAGCTCCAGCACTCcagctaagtagcctgacttctggctgttatacacaattgtggtctcattcacacagaagcccttcaagctaatcctgccaagcggaccacatgctggaaaggtcagaccacaacaacgggaacactgtcccctactcttttcgaatagtgtgtgggatctttaacatcccacagaattaatgaacaagggctgtgagacgggacctccggcttattgtccttatccgagaagacttgtaagtctaaccatttgcaaatgtagtgacaaaggcagcactttctcctcagttatttaaagacccagagttgaactcacaacctcctgCGTGAcggcccggtgctcaaccaactgagccaccggtgcgtacACCCTCTACCAGTCTACCACTCTAAGAAGAAAACTACAGAGCCCACTCATAAGCATACATCAAAGAATTCTCCAAGTCAAAGCTATAATCTAATCATtaaccattgactcctaggagtgatacttaaatagattttactcgCCATTTGGGGCCCagggtggttcaggagtcaatgggttaaaaagtaCATAAGTTTGCAATGAACTTTTACAAACTTATGCCAAAAGTGAAGGCAACAGGATGGAAGCAAACTAAATTGAATCTTTCCTTAAAAAATGATGGGGTCAGCTTCTAAGGAAACCTTTGTGCTGCATAATAATTACCGGTATTATTGGAGAATGAAACACGAAAAATCTTGTTTTATCAAAAGagttgaaatacatgtaaactATCCACTGTAAGAAAGACTTACAAAGGTGGCATTTTGAGTGTTAGCCCCTCTGACCAAGGTTTGATGCTCTAAATGTCAGCCTACATACATGTATCACTCCTACTGTAGTTAATTGACCTATAATTTTAtatcaacttgtttgataaaaccaaatttcttcATTGCTCAACTGTTTGCAGCAACTTGACAAAGTAAACAGGAAAAAAGGAGAGTTGCAAGTGACATTTTAGTGAATCTCCTCAAATTTCAGGTTAGGCCAAACAAGGGCTCCTGGGCTGATTAGTTCAGGAAGCAAGGAAAATGTGtacacaaaataataaaaacaaattgcgattttgagacggcaataccacatattgacggctagttgggagaaaatatattccgtattgggtggagtcgcgaagcgacggagcccaatacggaatatattttctcccaacgctgtcagaatataatgtggtattgccgtctgaaaatcgcaatttgttttgtatggcgatccatcatttataagcAGGTTTTCTAGGTTTATGGACCGAGGAAAGGTCATCAAATGTGCATTTGGACGACGGATCGACACAATGTTAGGGTAAGTTGCCGTTTTCCTTATGcttttttggaaaagaaaatgaaaaagcaGAATTTCACGTTGTGAAAATGTGTGACTGCAACCCAATAATTAATGTGTCACTTAATTAGAACGTTTTCACTTTAATATCACTAGCACATATTTTTTGTTGATGGTAAGCTTACTTAAAGAATCACGTAAACACTGTTCGTGAAAATGGCCGAAATTCTCAAAGTTTCAACTCGGGCATTATTGATAAAAGATCGTTGTCCAAATTCATTCATGTGTGGTTAAATAGATGATGACAAACGAATGTTTAAGAATAATTGCTTATCGGGGATGATGACAGATGCTTACCAGACATGTtgtttttaattcaaaattcaCCCGTTGTCATTGGTGGATACAGCGAACTGTTTCTAGTTTGAGATTTAATGTAATTTCACGGCCCCTTATTGGCCAAGGCTGGGAACACTTCTCGGAGCGAGAAAAGCGTTCTCAGTTTCCAGTTGAAAAGTGCATTTTCCACTTTGATAGTGCACTCTGttaggataaataaaactgtaaactaatcaaccagcacctgattgaaatttcaattctttctacctgcgaaacgtatttgtttgcctacgtcagcaacccaattcagtgcaacaacatcaatttcaacattagaaccaatcacaggccgcaaaagtgacacggcaataccacgaaatattgatggctcgcgcataggcaaaactataagaagatcgcgatactacACAATGTTATGTCTGGACCACAAATCTAGTAAACAAAAGCTGATAAAATAAGAGGTTGCAAACGCTGGTCTCTAATATGAATGCAGCAATTATGCTTGAAAATTAATACTTCTAGGAGGGAATAAGAGAAACTCACATCTGCTGTGCAGCATGAAATTTACAGCCATGTTAGTAGGCACCATTTCAGTGGGGCCTCTTGATTTCTTGTTTCTTTGCTCATCTATCATTCTCTGTTTAGCTTCTTCAGTGGCTTCAATGTTTCTTATTTTTGCGTCAATGCCAAGATCCACTTCTGGGATACCGGATAGCATCTGATTTGAAAGCATTTCTTCTGAAGCCATAATTTTTGATTTGACATTAATGTGTTCTGGAACCTGGTACAGTAAATCCTCCTTTGACTTAGGCCtgcaaaatattggaaataGATAACAAAACGATGCAATAGtgatacatgtatttcttgtttacaaacattgacgtcacatttcttttgatattcaaatttgccaaccacggaagaAAAAGAGTCATATTGTTTCTACAGCCAATTAGGTGCTGGTAACaatgggttagggttagggttagggttaaagcTTGCTTGAATCATTCCACTGCCTGGTGTGTATTCTGATAACAACAGGGGGataattttaaagatattttagaTAATCGCAATAGTTGTTGAGATCGATGCTGCCAGTGAGTCTGTAGAATGAAGATTCCCTACTGAATTACTTGCTTTTCATGCATTTTCTTATTTGTGACGTGCAAATAAAAACCAAAATCCGGTTTCAACAGAATTTATGCCTCATTTTTTAGCCACTTCTGGTCCAACGGGCCAGAAATGATACATATATGTTTGCTaattttatgtttaaatttattttttcttggtGTAAAATTTTCTTAACGTACTTTTATGTTCCATTGCCCCAGATTATAGTAATAAAAGCAAGATCCACATAATTAGAAGTAAACCGACTACGTTATacaggtcttgaacctgggaagGTGTTCGATTCTGGCCCCTTTATTCTGTAGTTGCACCCTTTCCTAGCTACATACTTGCTTTCTACGGTTTTATCAAGTTGAACGCCTTTTCTTTTTGCCATTTCGTCTTCTATGTACTTCAGCATGTGCGTGTCTTCATCTCTTCGGTTTGTCTCTGCTGCGAAATTTGCTCCTAAGTTGATTGATTTTTCTTTATCTTCTCCTTCTCTGTCGCGATTTCTATCCTGAATCAAACTGTTTAACTCCACGAGTCCTCCTGTCTTTAGTTTAAATGGGTCGCTTTCCACCTCTTCCTCCGGTGCAAGCTTTTTCCCAAGAGCCAGCGCAGCTGCCGTTACACCGCCATGTTTCTTCCGAAACCGCTGcagttcttttctttcttcaattgcCTCAGTCGTTGAAATTGGCTCGTTAACATCATCGTCTCCTTCTTCTGTATCGCGGCGTTTTCGGTAATTCCTTCGAGGCATATTTCTAGAAATATGTCGCTATAAACCTTTTCAAAGTTCAGCTCGTTTGCATCACTTTaaactgggctgcctgtgacTCTGTTGATAGGTATTGCATGTATGTGGAATCATATTGTAACAAAGTATAAATTGTCTCAGACATAACACAAAAATTGCTATAATTCTCCATACACAACGTATATACCGAGAGTAAAGCATCCAAGATGGTGGACACTTCGTCGGACACGTCTTTtcaacaagaagaaaaagaccCATTATCTTTCTTTACTGCGGGAGATTCTGGCTCCAACTCCGATTCAGAAAGCGAAGGAGATACTGAAGAAGAAAACCAGGACTTTTCCAAATCGAAGGATTCCGGAAAAAGCACTGCACCCGCGACGAAATTACCCTCACCGACCACTTTATTTGCAACTGTTGGGAGACCGTCGTTTTTAGAGACCAAAGAAGACAATTATGTGGACTGGAATTCCCTCTCCAAGTGCTATGAACCGAACACATATTCCGCACCTCCTGTGCAGTTCTCCCCTGTTACAGAGGGTAGAGATAGTGAGGATTACGCTGAAGATGCAGTGATTTCTTCTGCTCCGGTGAAATACGGCAAAGAATTATCAGACATACAAAAGCATTTGGTCATTCACGAAAAGCGGTCAGTGACTACCGCTCTCAACATCTTAAACGACAGAGGTAATGTCTTAGTAATGTAGTACTATTGGGTAAGGTAACCGGTCGCGTCGCCCacaagttaactcgcctacaggttaactcgcctacaccgaagttaactcgcctacacgtTCGAAGTTAATTCGCCTACACATGAAGTTAACTCGCTTACACATTCGAAGTTAATTTTGATGTTATAAGataaagcaaaaacaagaagTTTACACGACAACTATCAGGCAGAAAAACGAACCATCGATCGGATATCcgatttgttttcgtctgtcAGCGGCATTTAATTTCACGTCATTCTTTACCAGTTCACTTTTGACTGCACGGCCGGTGGTTTTCGTCGATTCGCAAGAATTTGCAAAACTAACCAAACAGTGCTTATCAGAACTCTATGGCCACTCCAAACGAACTGGGAGCAATAGACTCGTAACAATATCACATAACATTAtccttcaaaatggcggattttacTCTCGAAACATTTGTCATATAATTTTTGAGGCCTCTTTGACGTAAAGAAAttacttacctttttactttaaagatttcttaaatggtATCCTGATAATTAGTTGTCGTGTAAActtcttgtttttgctttatCTTATAACATCAACAGTAACTTCGAATGTGTAAGCGAGTTAACTTCATGTGTAGGCGAATTAACTTCGAACGTGTAGGCCAGGTTACTTcggtgtaggcgagttaacctgTTGGCGAGTTAACTTGTGGGCGACGTGACCGTAATCCGTGGGTAATgttttcatatccgcagttcatgcatatacatgatccatttcatatatcatttcatcgtagaGTTAGTTTAACAGGCAGTGTAAAATACAGACTGGTAATCAGTGTTTTTGACTGTGCAAGTAATGAGTGACAACAATACTTCTGTTGTTTAACGATAACGTATGCTGCACCTAGTCTGTATTCTTTATTTTACACTGACTGTTATTTTATAGTAATTATCTTGCATGCAAGCTCTTCAGCTACTCAAGTTAGCTAGTATTACTTTACTGTATGTGCAGTCAAGAAGGCTTGGGGAAAAAGTGCTTGACTGTTTTTTAACTAATCCTGTGAAAGGACATGACGAATTAAACAATGTATATATTTGATGTGTGGGTTATGGATAAAAGGTACTTGAGTCCGTTCACAGGAACACGTAAGCCCAacccacaaattgacctgcGCACAActaagtggcttcatagctcggttggtagagcattgcactggtgttgcagaggtcataggttcgaatcgGTAATTCGTTCGAATCCCTTTGaggccacctgaatttttcaggtgtctataagagacaattgcttaagttAATCAGATCTAGTGCAATGATCATCTCTCCCATTCATGTAACTTCTTTAGTTTGCATTTTCAATTTAATTCCCTTTGTTTCAGGTGAAAGtgcttcaaagaaacaaaaaacggAAAGTTTTCGCCAAAAGGAGAAACGAAAACGGGATCAAGGGCAGTCATCAAGAGGAAAAAGTTATGTGGAGGAAGAAAAGAGAATTTTACGGCAAGACTTTTCTGCTCAGTGAATTGAACATTCATCTTCAATATTACTGGTAcatgatatacatgtataaattgTAGTGTAGTTTTCTGGTCTGACCTAAAACTTGCTTGAATCATCCCACTGCCTGGTGTGTATTCAAGCTTCTGATGGGTAGCAGAAGGCCTAATACTGATAACAACGGAAGCATTTTAAAGATATTTGAGATAATCAAGATTACAAACCTTTCTTAAGCAGTAATGAAAGGAAAACCTTGCCCCTTGAACCCTGTAATGCTGTTCCAGTGCTCTCGTGAATCAAGCCTTCAAGCCAAGTGGGAGTTCATCATTTTGATGATAAATCTGCAGAGGACTCCTTAGGAAAACTATATTTGAAAGACTTCTATATGAACTGCACAAAGAAGCATTTTAAGATTTTTTGGGATTATCGTGGTTACGAACGTTACTAAAGCAGTATCGGAAGGAAAGCCAAAAAAATTCAGGCTCTATCAGTAATTGTTCATAACGGTGCAGATGCTTAAAATGTTCTCAAAATCAGTTAGGACACTCTGAACAGGACACAGTGACTGTTGAGTTCAGCTTGGTAACTTCGTCACGAACGGCAAACTAAGAATCATTACCAAGCTGCAACTCCACCGTCGCTGTGTTGTGTTCAAAGTGTACAAGGatcttttccattgttttattgtttcgtttgggacactaaTGCCTGATGTTGCTGGCAAGGCTTGGATTGCGCGGCTAGCGGATTGAGAGAAAACCGTTGCCTTTGAATTCTGTGGTGGAATTGTAACAGTGGGAACATGTTATCCAGGAATATTGGAATCAAATTAATGGGCGCCTGAGAATTCAGTGTTTggccttggtattttattatgaACGTTGACAACCAAGTGTACGATAAGGAAACACCTCTAGGACGTGTTATTGGTGGTTCTTGTAAGGCTTTCAAGGTTTAACTCCAAACAAGGTTTTTTAGGCACAAATCCGTTTATTGTCAAGAAAATACAGTGAAACTACATTTACATTGAACGCAAAATGCGAACACCCACAATCCCACATGGTTCTCAAGTCCAACATGCAAAGTGGGTTAAGTTCCCTCGTTGCACTGTCACTCTATGCATAACACTCCCCCCTGTTGACCAGATGTTTCACCACCTAATTTTATCTGGTCAACACAATCCCTACAAATTGTGAGAAAACTAAAAGCAATGAGAATTCCTGCAGAAAGCACATTAGAGCAGATCCTCCAGCCATGTCTTCCTTCTTCAGTCAGCTTCAATTGCAGCTGCTTGATTCGGGCGACTCTGTCTTGATACAGGTAGCTCAACTATCTCTCCAGTGGCAATGGAATCAGGGTTCAGTCTTGAGCAACCTTCAGCCGTTCGCTGAGCAGGAACTTGGCACTCATCTCCAAAGGGTAAAGCCTCTGGGCCGGACACCTTAGAGATGAAGATTTCCCTCCTTTGCTGCAGACTTGGACAACAGCCATCAGATCCAGTGATGAGATCTAAAATCTTGCCCATATGCCATTTACCCCTGGGCTGATCTTCTTAATGCACAATGACTATATCTCCAATGGATACTGCTCTGCTAGTGTTGTTATGACCAAGGTAATGATGGGCATTTTGCAGCTTGACTAGGTACTCATTTCTCCATCTCGTCCAAAAATGGTTTAGGACATTGCTCCGGTGCTGCATTCTTCTGCTCAGGTCATGTGGTTGGATATCGCTGTCAAAATCCAGAGTGTCACCCACATAAGAGGTGGAAATCTTCAACTCTAAGGAGTCCACATAAGAGGTGTGATGGAGTAAGAGGTTCCTCAGGGTCCTCACTTGACATGTAAGACAGAGGTCTACAGTTCAATATCATTTCCACTTCCACAATTACTGTCAGCAGTTCCTTTGTAGGTAAGGGTTGCACTACCAATAGTCTTCTTTAGGCATCTCTTTACAGATCTCATAATTCTTTCAAATGCGCTACCTTGAAAGGTGCCCTTGCCTAGGCAAAGTACTGCTTCACTCCCGGGTCATTCAATACTCTTGTGATTTCTTATGCGGCCGACTTGAAGGTTTTCCATTATCAGATACCATCATCAACGTGTTGCCACAGCGGGTGGTGAATCGACTAAGGCTTCTTAAGAATGCTGAGGCTGTGAGGCTTGGTACAAGATCTAAATGGATAGCTCTAGTAACACGACAAGTGTAAAGGCAGATCTGTACTTTCTGTTGAGGGCTCGTATAGCCTTTGACGTAGAGAGGGCCTGCGAAATCGACTCCAGTATAGAAGAATGGTGGCTCCTGTCTGGGAGTGGCGGTGGTGGTGGAGCTTGATATGGCCTCCCTTCCAGTTTTCGGCATGTGACGCACTTGTACAGTAACTTTCTTACAAGCTGTCTGCCCTGTACAATCCAAAACCTTGCTCTCAGTTCAGTCAGGGTTGACTTCACACCCCATGCATGACTTGTTTATGGCTATCTTGGAGATCAGAGATGTGATGTGGTGGCCTTTGTCCAACAAAATAGGGTGCTTCATTGAAGTTGGTATTTCTGCCTCGGGAAAGCGTCCCACGCACCTCATTATGCCTTGGTCATCGGTGAAGATGCCAAACTGCTTTCTCCGAATTTCAAACTTGAGATTCTTGCTTAAGGTCCTTTGTATCTCCTTAATCCATAGTGTTTCTGCGAGAGCAATATCTTCGGTAGCTAACTCATCTTGTGATCAGTTATCCCCTTTCAGCAACAGTTTCATGGTCCTTACAAACTTAAGGACAAGGGCAGTTTGCTTTAAGCAATCTCTGCAGAGTCTTGAAGTCTCGTTTATATTGCATTTACATCGGTTTGAAGTCTCGCATGTTTTGGTCTCGCAAACAAGGGTCTCGGATTTGCAAACAAGGGTCTCGGCGTGTCGGCGAGTCTCGGATTTTTTCATTTATCAACCCTATCATTCAAATCAACACCATTATATCTCGCAGATGCATCATATACGCCTCTCAGCTTGGTGGTTGTCTTATCTCTTCTTATTACTGCATGATGTGGTATGTACTGGACCTTGCCAACTTATCCCTCAGAAGGCTTCTCTACAATTTCGACTATGCCTCTTTGCAACTGTTCCTTTATTACTGTGTCATATTCCCTCAAAACTTCGGCATCTTGGCGCAGACGTTTAGGAAGGTTCTCTAAGCGTTTCATGCTCAAATCGTAGTTGTCGTTTTCCATGGCAGATGGACTGTTTACCGGTGGTACTTCCTTAAACGTTATCTGCTCTTCAAATTCCTTCATACGGGGGCCGCGGTTTAATACCAAGTGATTCTAGTTCCCAGAATGCTTAAGGTTCCCATCGAGGGCACCCTTTGTAACATCAACAGGGTTTACTGCACTCTTCAGAACATGTGTTGTGACAAGGTTACTGGAGTGGAGGCAGTGACATAATGGGCTGTGAGATCCTCTCTGGAGTTCCTTGGTCGTGCCTGGATCTGTTTCTGTGTGGGCGTTGTCTTACTGCTGTCAGATGGACGGGGGTTCCCGGACAAGTTCTGGGATTGCTCTTGGGTGGGTACTGATCTTTAGACGTTGGTGCTAGCGTGGATGCTACCTTCATTTCGGCCATCAGATGGGCAAATGCTGATGTGGTGTCGACCCCTACACTTAAAACACTCGTTCTTTGAAGGGCAATTTCTGCTAAGGTGATCTTTCCTTAGCCACACAAAACATCTTCCCTGCTTAATAAGAATGTCCTCTCGGGCAGCAGAACTGGTTACTGTTTTGCAGGAGCTAGAGACATGGTTCTGTTTACAATACGTACAGACGGGTCCTGAATGTCTAGTGAATAACGCTGACGTGCGTGGTCGGTCGCGTCTGAGGTTTTGAAACTACCTGTTTTCCACCTGGTAACTAAGACCCGTCATGAGGAACTGCACGCTCTCTGGCTTCTAACTCATTTTCTAAAACTTGCATGATTTTATCTAGCTATCAATCTTGATCCTTTTTTTCTCTACTGACAGCCAGTCGAAATTCATGGGGCAACTTGTTCATAATAATCTAAAGACCAGTATATTGGTGAAacaaagttaactgaatagagtgtaatgtgaagtgctagatttcaatcccatatgaaccatttgagcgttagccctactggtggaaatgggcccacacaaggacagagaaaaactctgacctgggtgggaattgaacccacgaccttcgggttagatctccgccgctctaccgactgagctacaaggtcagacgggagcaggccgtgggaactgaagatgttaaagtcacggcaatgaacatgtacaagtacaaggaaaggttacgtttatacaaacgttagccgtgtagcacttatattttaaacagagttaactgaatagagtgtaatgtgaagtgctagatttcatatgggattgaaatctagcactatgcacatttcttttcaaaaaaaaatgtttctctgCCTATTAAGTCTTGGCCGTACCTCGACGTCACCTTCAACCTTACAGATGGATCTTATTACCCTTACAGAAAACCTAACAACCTCCCACAGTACATCAATATTAAGTCTAACCACCCGCCTAATATCATCAAGCAGCTTCCAGCATCTGTCAACCGACGTATTTCTGACAACTCATGCAACGAACACGAattcaacaaagccaaacccATTTACGACGATGCTCTTAAATCTAGCGGCTACACAGAAATGCTAAGCTTCAACAAACACAGACATCTTGTACGGCCAAGACGTAATAGGCAGAGAAACAttatctggtacaaccctccattcacTAAAAGCGTAAAAACTAACATCGGCAGAACATTTCTCCAACTAATCTCTAGACATTTCCCAAGACATCATAAATACCACagcctttttaacaaaaacaacgtcAAGGTCAGCTACAGTTGTATGGACAATATGCAATCTATAATTAACAagcacaacaagaaagtaaccaGCATCGACACCAAACCTAACGCCCAAGACCAATGCAACTGCCGCGATAAAGACCAATGCCCCATTGATAATAACTGCTTAACATCAGCTGTAATCTACAACGCCCGAGTCACAACAGGCGATACTACGAAGAACTACATCGGATTGACAGAAGgaacattcaaacaaagattcacgcaacacaaacattcattccaccacaggagctacatgaacagcacagaactatctaaatacatctggcatctacgcgacagcaacaaagactttaatattaaatggactatcatctgcaaagcaaaaccgtacagcaacatcacgaagagatgcgacctttgcacgacagaaaaactaatgataattaactccaagcccgacgaactgctgaacaaaagatctgaacttatctcgaagtgccgccacgaaaacaagttctacttaaggaacaattgactgtcatctataaatagactttcactcacaacccacgcccttaaatagctcactcacgc
The sequence above is a segment of the Montipora foliosa isolate CH-2021 chromosome 2, ASM3666993v2, whole genome shotgun sequence genome. Coding sequences within it:
- the LOC137993272 gene encoding splicing factor C9orf78 homolog, which produces MPRRNYRKRRDTEEGDDDVNEPISTTEAIEERKELQRFRKKHGGVTAAALALGKKLAPEEEVESDPFKLKTGGLVELNSLIQDRNRDREGEDKEKSINLGANFAAETNRRDEDTHMLKYIEDEMAKRKGVQLDKTVESKPKSKEDLLYQVPEHINVKSKIMASEEMLSNQMLSGIPEVDLGIDAKIRNIEATEEAKQRMIDEQRNKKSRGPTEMVPTNMAVNFMLHSRFFDEQKNIDAESKRVAAAKDKAKAEEKVIKKPTVKGNDFATVPSESHIKPVPNRKRTGDKVEKATDDFYYEKFRKHARDSWRYQ
- the LOC137993273 gene encoding UPF0690 protein C1orf52 homolog — protein: MVDTSSDTSFQQEEKDPLSFFTAGDSGSNSDSESEGDTEEENQDFSKSKDSGKSTAPATKLPSPTTLFATVGRPSFLETKEDNYVDWNSLSKCYEPNTYSAPPVQFSPVTEGRDSEDYAEDAVISSAPVKYGKELSDIQKHLVIHEKRSVTTALNILNDRGESASKKQKTESFRQKEKRKRDQGQSSRGKSYVEEEKRILRQDFSAQ